The Sorangiineae bacterium MSr11367 genome window below encodes:
- a CDS encoding AMP-binding protein, whose amino-acid sequence MQGSKDVVADFLAAARATPERPAIVDNGRELSYGSVLQRARELALQLGDGCGVVGVMASRSANTIIALLAVLLAGGAYCPIDPAFPDERQKALVRRSGCTTVIATVSQSVAFPGLRVLGMRDLHGHPAPARTDEPYASAPVTLDTPAYVLFTSGSTGEPKGVVTPRGAIGASVDSLRALFEIQPSDRVLQFASLNWDTCFEEIFPALTSGAALVIDRDAHSGSLPRLLRLIRRERVSVLDLPTAVWHELVYYLAEGHAALPECLRLVVIGGEAARAPRLADWCALDTARVRLVNTYGCTETTLITHAIDLHGPRADSSGTRWAEANEVPIGRAMPHVVERLGDAGELLVGGPALAIGYLGNEQATEQRFRKLDFGAGPARYFLTGDRVVRSATGELLHRGRLDGQIKVRGILVNPGEVEAEIARYAGVAAVAVVGVTVADHTTMIAYVVARPGTDAAALSTNIAADLKARVPAHLVPSQLTVVPELVHTPSGKVDRAASHRHHLSRKSGKEMNQ is encoded by the coding sequence ATGCAGGGCTCGAAAGACGTCGTCGCGGACTTTCTCGCGGCAGCGCGTGCGACCCCGGAGCGGCCGGCCATCGTCGACAATGGCCGAGAATTGAGCTACGGCAGCGTCCTCCAGCGGGCGCGTGAATTGGCTCTTCAGCTCGGAGATGGCTGCGGCGTGGTCGGGGTCATGGCCTCGCGGTCAGCCAATACGATCATCGCGCTGCTGGCCGTGCTCCTCGCCGGCGGTGCGTATTGCCCCATCGATCCGGCATTTCCCGACGAGCGGCAAAAGGCGCTCGTCCGGCGGAGCGGTTGCACCACGGTTATTGCCACGGTGTCCCAATCGGTGGCATTCCCCGGGCTCCGCGTTCTCGGCATGCGCGATCTCCATGGTCATCCGGCGCCGGCGCGCACGGACGAACCGTACGCCAGCGCGCCGGTCACGCTCGATACGCCGGCGTACGTTCTGTTCACGTCGGGGTCGACCGGGGAACCCAAGGGCGTGGTCACGCCGCGCGGTGCCATTGGCGCGTCCGTCGATTCGCTGCGCGCGCTGTTCGAAATTCAGCCTTCGGACAGGGTGCTCCAGTTTGCCTCGCTCAATTGGGATACGTGCTTCGAGGAGATCTTCCCCGCACTCACGTCGGGCGCGGCGCTCGTCATCGATCGCGATGCCCATTCGGGTTCGCTGCCTCGCCTGCTGCGACTGATTCGGCGGGAACGCGTCAGCGTCCTCGATCTGCCGACGGCGGTTTGGCACGAACTCGTGTACTACCTGGCCGAGGGGCATGCCGCGCTTCCCGAGTGCCTGCGGCTCGTGGTCATCGGTGGAGAGGCGGCTCGGGCTCCTCGGCTGGCCGATTGGTGCGCGCTGGACACGGCGCGGGTTCGATTGGTCAATACGTACGGCTGCACGGAAACGACCTTGATCACGCATGCCATCGACCTTCACGGGCCGCGTGCGGATTCATCGGGGACGCGTTGGGCCGAGGCCAACGAGGTGCCCATTGGGCGGGCCATGCCGCACGTGGTGGAGCGCCTCGGCGATGCGGGGGAATTGCTCGTGGGAGGGCCTGCCCTGGCAATTGGTTATCTCGGCAACGAGCAGGCCACCGAGCAGCGGTTTCGCAAGCTCGATTTCGGTGCGGGCCCCGCGCGCTACTTTCTCACGGGCGATCGCGTCGTTCGAAGCGCGACGGGCGAGCTTCTGCACCGCGGTCGATTGGACGGCCAAATCAAAGTGCGTGGCATTCTGGTCAATCCCGGGGAGGTCGAAGCCGAGATTGCGCGGTATGCCGGGGTCGCGGCGGTGGCCGTGGTTGGCGTCACCGTGGCGGATCACACCACGATGATTGCCTACGTGGTCGCGCGGCCAGGGACCGATGCGGCCGCACTGAGCACGAACATCGCGGCGGATCTCAAGGCGCGCGTCCCCGCGCACCTGGTCCCGTCGCAGCTCACGGTGGTTCCGGAGCTGGTGCACACGCCGAGCGGCAAAGTCGACCGCGCGGCCTCGCACCGGCATCACCTGTCTCGAAAGAGCGGCAAGGAGATGAATCAATGA
- a CDS encoding phosphopantetheine-binding protein, with product MTVDGVVDIFRKILEVDDVQVDSDFFVLGGDSLLATRVLSAIDRQFGVELTFADLMSAPSPIGLSKCIASAAG from the coding sequence ATGACGGTCGACGGCGTCGTGGATATTTTTCGCAAAATCCTGGAGGTGGACGACGTCCAGGTGGATTCGGATTTCTTCGTCCTCGGGGGCGACTCGCTGCTCGCCACGCGCGTGCTCAGCGCCATCGATCGGCAATTCGGCGTGGAGCTCACCTTCGCGGATCTGATGAGCGCGCCCTCGCCCATCGGCCTCTCGAAGTGCATCGCGAGCGCGGCCGGATGA
- a CDS encoding YbfB/YjiJ family MFS transporter, producing the protein MPSPRRIAFAGLTVLAISLGIGRFLLTPLMPLMQADAGLGLVTGGWLASLNNAGYLAGALLCALGVIPARAPLRSALLIIALTTLGMGLGASPALWVALRIVAGITSAVLIVHGISWGMVRLRAAGRVDLEAVLFTGPGVGIAISGLLVALLRPHGVPSAWLWIGFGLLCAIFTGAVWRDLSAPEPPPPKDTSLQAVRDPAWPLIALYGLLGFSYVIPATFLPLIADTQLHLPRVREWFWPVYGVATTLTTLGLARWPERLGNYVALGVVSFAMLAGELLCAWWPSAIGLLLGTVLLGAVMMPMVVFVMREARRLAPRNPTRLIASLTVVFGIGQIAGPLVAAWLAERQHSFTAPLVLAAGAAGLAMLLVLPRLPRLQQTGDGVA; encoded by the coding sequence ATGCCCTCGCCGCGACGCATTGCCTTCGCGGGGCTCACGGTGTTGGCCATCTCGCTGGGCATCGGGCGCTTTCTGCTCACGCCGCTGATGCCCCTGATGCAGGCCGACGCCGGGCTCGGCCTCGTCACTGGCGGGTGGCTGGCATCGCTCAACAACGCCGGCTACCTCGCCGGGGCCTTGCTCTGCGCCCTCGGCGTCATCCCGGCGCGGGCCCCGCTCCGCAGTGCGCTACTGATCATCGCGCTCACCACGCTCGGCATGGGGCTCGGCGCGAGCCCTGCGCTCTGGGTGGCACTGCGCATCGTCGCGGGCATCACCTCCGCGGTCCTCATCGTGCACGGCATTTCCTGGGGCATGGTGCGCCTGCGCGCGGCGGGGCGCGTCGACTTGGAGGCCGTGCTGTTCACCGGCCCCGGGGTGGGGATCGCCATCAGCGGGCTGCTCGTCGCGCTGCTGCGGCCCCACGGCGTGCCGTCCGCATGGCTCTGGATCGGCTTCGGCCTGCTCTGCGCCATCTTCACCGGCGCCGTCTGGCGCGATCTTTCCGCGCCGGAGCCTCCGCCCCCGAAGGACACGAGCCTGCAGGCCGTCCGCGATCCCGCGTGGCCGCTCATCGCGCTCTATGGCCTGCTCGGTTTCAGCTACGTGATCCCTGCGACGTTCCTCCCGCTGATCGCCGACACGCAGTTGCATCTACCGCGGGTGCGCGAGTGGTTCTGGCCCGTCTACGGCGTCGCCACGACGCTCACGACCTTGGGGCTCGCACGCTGGCCGGAGCGCCTCGGCAACTACGTGGCGCTCGGCGTGGTGAGCTTCGCCATGCTCGCCGGCGAGCTGCTCTGTGCGTGGTGGCCCAGCGCCATCGGCCTTTTGCTCGGCACCGTGCTGCTGGGCGCCGTGATGATGCCCATGGTCGTCTTCGTGATGCGCGAGGCGCGCCGTCTCGCACCGCGCAACCCGACGCGCCTCATCGCGAGCCTCACCGTCGTCTTCGGCATCGGCCAGATCGCCGGGCCGCTCGTGGCCGCATGGCTCGCGGAGCGCCAGCACAGCTTCACCGCGCCACTGGTGCTCGCGGCGGGTGCGGCCGGGCTGGCGATGCTCCTGGTCCTGCCGAGGCTACCGCGACTTCAGCAGACCGGCGACGGCGTCGCGTAG
- a CDS encoding cupin domain-containing protein, which translates to MHYTSKDFDRTTPVLGVEVPSRLVHADVENTAHAAAFSAERKHPVSVVDLPSKTISVTIGGLEPGQTASKHRHTYETILYVLEGEGFTMVEERRVEWKAGDAVYIPAWAWHQHTNRSAVNRCKYVACENAPLMQNLNAALREEAP; encoded by the coding sequence ATGCATTACACTTCCAAGGATTTCGACCGTACGACGCCCGTACTCGGGGTTGAGGTGCCGTCGCGGCTCGTTCATGCGGACGTGGAAAACACGGCGCACGCCGCCGCGTTCAGCGCCGAGCGAAAGCACCCCGTTTCCGTGGTGGATTTGCCGTCCAAGACCATCAGCGTGACCATCGGCGGGCTGGAGCCCGGGCAAACCGCGAGCAAACACCGGCACACCTACGAGACGATCCTTTACGTGCTCGAGGGTGAGGGTTTCACCATGGTCGAGGAGCGGCGTGTGGAGTGGAAGGCGGGGGACGCCGTGTACATTCCCGCTTGGGCGTGGCATCAGCATACGAACCGAAGCGCGGTGAATCGTTGCAAATACGTGGCGTGCGAGAACGCGCCGCTGATGCAGAATCTGAATGCCGCATTGCGCGAGGAAGCCCCGTAG
- a CDS encoding acyl--CoA ligase, with protein sequence MNHRSPIAPLEVRRQFMEDPTVGAGSFLDHALTLNPNRDIPFLYKHHTDQRGHVVLTGYSLLELQAIRDRYARWYWANGVRPGEPVGVWLREGTEPLFHFLALTALGAVPALLNDAMPPVAAKRYLDHVGIVGLVCDDPTRIQAAYRSDPQRRPRFIAPAAEIRAYDTPSPLPAAYPHRHKPDEIVALIHSSGTTGTPKSTMLAHRQFWVGKEPRMLRFPAEASDRLLCLMPHTHAGGLSYFLTATLLGLPMMAMAGWRREIVEPVMLAFQPTMVASFPRSFVELATGELPVKAAAKVHTWFNTGDGAHYGHIRRLVTLGERPAGLVKPWLLPEEKAEQSALPGSQFIDGLGSSEMGMALFGYVTSPETPRNDRCIGKPIDIVQKAAILDEAGHELPDGTVGLLGVRTPTRTPGYWNDPNLTKSFELDGYWLTGDIARRDSEGRFYHLDRTVDVIDTLTGPVYSLPIEEILLADCAELINDCAVVGVASPAGGQKPVATVRLQPHVNEANQPSAEKLLEHVNDALRAAKAEPLAAVIVARTPEDYPTGVTGKALKREMRTRLATLLIGKG encoded by the coding sequence ATGAACCATCGCAGCCCCATTGCCCCGCTCGAGGTCCGACGCCAATTCATGGAAGATCCCACCGTCGGGGCGGGATCCTTTCTCGATCATGCGCTCACCCTGAATCCGAATCGCGATATCCCTTTTCTTTACAAACATCACACCGACCAGCGAGGCCACGTCGTTCTCACGGGCTACAGCCTGCTCGAGCTGCAGGCGATTCGTGATCGCTATGCGCGATGGTACTGGGCCAATGGCGTGCGGCCTGGGGAGCCCGTGGGCGTGTGGCTGCGCGAGGGCACGGAGCCGCTGTTTCACTTTCTGGCGCTCACCGCACTCGGCGCCGTTCCGGCGCTGCTCAACGATGCCATGCCGCCGGTCGCAGCCAAACGCTACCTCGATCACGTGGGCATCGTCGGACTGGTGTGCGACGACCCCACGCGCATTCAGGCCGCCTACCGCAGCGATCCGCAGCGCCGTCCGCGGTTCATCGCACCGGCGGCCGAAATTCGCGCGTACGACACGCCATCGCCGCTGCCCGCGGCGTATCCTCATCGCCACAAGCCCGACGAAATCGTCGCGCTGATTCACTCCTCCGGCACCACCGGAACGCCCAAATCGACGATGCTGGCCCACCGCCAATTCTGGGTGGGCAAAGAGCCGCGCATGCTTCGTTTCCCCGCCGAGGCCTCCGATCGGCTGCTTTGTCTGATGCCGCACACGCATGCCGGCGGATTGAGCTATTTCCTCACGGCCACCTTGCTCGGATTGCCCATGATGGCCATGGCCGGTTGGCGGCGCGAAATCGTCGAACCGGTCATGCTCGCGTTCCAGCCGACGATGGTCGCCTCGTTTCCGCGCAGCTTCGTGGAATTGGCCACCGGCGAATTGCCCGTGAAGGCCGCCGCCAAGGTGCATACCTGGTTCAACACCGGCGACGGAGCGCACTATGGCCATATCCGCCGGCTCGTCACATTGGGAGAGCGGCCCGCGGGGCTGGTGAAGCCGTGGCTCTTGCCCGAGGAGAAGGCCGAACAATCCGCGCTGCCCGGATCGCAATTCATCGACGGCCTCGGCTCGTCGGAAATGGGCATGGCGCTCTTTGGATACGTCACCTCGCCCGAAACGCCGCGCAACGATCGGTGCATTGGGAAGCCCATCGACATCGTGCAAAAGGCGGCCATCCTCGACGAGGCCGGGCACGAACTGCCCGACGGCACCGTCGGCTTGCTGGGTGTTCGAACGCCCACGCGAACGCCGGGCTATTGGAACGATCCGAACCTGACGAAGAGCTTCGAGCTGGATGGCTATTGGCTCACCGGCGACATTGCGCGAAGGGACAGCGAGGGGCGCTTTTATCATTTGGACCGCACCGTCGATGTCATCGATACGCTCACCGGGCCGGTCTACAGCTTGCCCATCGAGGAGATTTTGCTCGCCGATTGCGCGGAGCTGATCAACGACTGCGCCGTCGTGGGCGTCGCCAGTCCTGCGGGCGGGCAAAAGCCGGTGGCCACGGTGCGGTTGCAGCCGCATGTGAACGAGGCGAACCAGCCAAGCGCCGAGAAGCTGCTCGAGCACGTGAACGACGCGCTGCGGGCGGCGAAGGCCGAGCCGCTGGCGGCCGTGATCGTCGCGCGCACGCCGGAGGACTACCCCACCGGGGTGACCGGCAAGGCGCTCAAGCGCGAAATGCGCACGCGCCTGGCCACCTTGCTCATCGGCAAGGGCTGA
- a CDS encoding FAD-dependent oxidoreductase: MSVVVVGAGLAGLTAAHQLMVRGIDVVVLEARDRVGGRMHGIEIAPGAWADAGAAYLGHRHTALHALMAEMGVAATPTTMHGDSRFALSPDRAPIRSVGRFPPLKAVALGEMFERLDEVTKSVRADAPWLSADAAKLDARTAADWIEEHVKHPDARLFFPLFLGEMMAADPADISVLHMAFYLRSGGGIPYLNAFEGGAQAERIAGGAHTLCMKLAERLGPRVHLGVPVRAIHQRSNGVSVYTSQSTVFEGHAVIVALPPRLAEGIDYAPALEAPRASPHTAPGCAVKVHLIYPTPLWREHGLSGWSVSADGPLLSTVDDSPADGRAGVLTGFVTGSEARRFGALSPDEQRDAVVAQARRLFPELPPPVACHVTDWVQAKYSRGCYAALFGPGDWMRLGPHLARPHGLVHWAGTETSTEFFGLMEGAIRSGHRAATEVSHVISPSRRSSR; the protein is encoded by the coding sequence ATGAGCGTCGTCGTGGTAGGGGCGGGCCTGGCCGGTCTCACGGCGGCCCATCAGCTCATGGTGCGCGGCATCGACGTCGTCGTGCTCGAGGCGCGCGATCGGGTCGGCGGGCGGATGCATGGGATCGAGATCGCCCCGGGCGCGTGGGCCGATGCCGGCGCGGCCTATTTGGGGCATCGGCACACGGCGCTCCACGCGCTCATGGCCGAAATGGGCGTCGCGGCCACGCCCACGACGATGCACGGAGATAGCCGTTTCGCGCTGTCGCCCGACCGCGCGCCGATTCGCAGCGTAGGCCGGTTTCCACCGCTCAAGGCGGTGGCCCTGGGCGAAATGTTCGAGCGGCTCGACGAGGTGACCAAGTCGGTGCGCGCCGATGCGCCGTGGCTCTCCGCCGACGCGGCAAAGCTCGATGCACGCACCGCGGCCGATTGGATCGAAGAGCACGTGAAGCACCCCGATGCGCGCTTGTTCTTCCCGTTGTTCCTCGGCGAGATGATGGCCGCCGATCCGGCCGATATCTCCGTCCTTCATATGGCCTTTTACCTCCGCTCGGGCGGCGGCATTCCGTACCTCAATGCCTTCGAAGGCGGCGCGCAAGCGGAGCGCATCGCCGGTGGAGCGCACACACTCTGCATGAAGCTCGCCGAGCGGCTCGGCCCGCGCGTGCACCTCGGCGTGCCCGTTCGTGCCATCCATCAACGCAGCAACGGCGTCTCCGTCTACACCAGCCAGAGCACGGTCTTCGAGGGACACGCCGTCATCGTGGCCCTCCCGCCGCGCCTCGCCGAGGGCATCGACTACGCGCCCGCCCTCGAGGCACCGCGCGCCAGCCCGCATACGGCCCCCGGCTGCGCGGTGAAGGTGCACTTGATCTACCCCACCCCGCTCTGGCGCGAGCACGGCCTCTCCGGATGGTCCGTCAGCGCCGACGGCCCGTTGCTCTCCACGGTGGACGATTCACCCGCCGATGGGCGCGCGGGCGTGCTCACGGGCTTCGTCACCGGAAGCGAGGCACGCCGCTTCGGCGCGCTTTCGCCCGACGAGCAGCGCGACGCGGTGGTCGCGCAGGCGCGTCGTTTGTTCCCGGAGCTGCCGCCGCCCGTCGCCTGCCACGTCACCGATTGGGTCCAGGCGAAATACAGCCGCGGATGTTACGCCGCACTCTTCGGCCCGGGCGACTGGATGCGACTCGGCCCACACCTCGCACGGCCCCACGGCCTCGTGCATTGGGCGGGAACCGAAACGAGCACGGAGTTTTTCGGTCTCATGGAAGGGGCCATTCGCTCGGGGCATCGCGCAGCCACCGAGGTTTCCCACGTCATTTCGCCTTCACGAAGGAGTTCCCGATGA
- a CDS encoding iron-containing redox enzyme family protein: MAIVQIDASWEGILRPEWIRELDETSFLSRCREGRVSRAELHGFVRQQGYYSRNFTRFLNALIANLLDEADRQALMQNLFEEMGLGDVKSTPHSQIYRDMMKTMGIRFEDEAPHPATVRLVETMFACCHNENAMIGLGAICLGAEAIVPHVYSTVLAGFEAMGESKRHLEFFTLHVGCDDEHAITMRNIIVRRLQADPKSRVDLEYGAAKAIAARVAFFEALSSRERVAA; the protein is encoded by the coding sequence ATGGCTATCGTTCAAATCGATGCGAGTTGGGAAGGCATCCTGCGTCCGGAATGGATCCGTGAATTGGACGAAACGTCGTTCCTGTCACGTTGCCGCGAAGGGCGCGTGTCGCGGGCAGAATTGCACGGTTTCGTGCGGCAGCAGGGATACTACTCGCGCAATTTCACGCGCTTCTTGAATGCACTCATCGCCAATCTGCTCGACGAGGCGGATCGCCAAGCGCTCATGCAAAATCTCTTCGAGGAAATGGGACTGGGTGACGTCAAGTCGACTCCGCACTCTCAAATCTACCGCGACATGATGAAGACGATGGGAATACGCTTCGAGGACGAAGCCCCCCACCCGGCCACGGTCCGTTTGGTCGAAACCATGTTCGCGTGCTGCCACAACGAAAATGCGATGATCGGTCTGGGCGCAATATGCCTGGGGGCCGAAGCCATCGTTCCGCACGTTTATTCCACGGTGCTCGCGGGATTCGAGGCGATGGGGGAATCGAAACGCCACCTCGAGTTTTTCACGCTCCACGTCGGATGCGACGACGAACACGCCATCACCATGCGCAACATCATCGTCCGGCGGCTCCAGGCCGATCCCAAATCGCGGGTCGACTTGGAATACGGGGCGGCCAAGGCCATTGCCGCGCGCGTGGCGTTCTTCGAGGCATTGTCGTCCCGAGAACGGGTCGCCGCTTGA
- a CDS encoding methyltransferase, translating into MDAHRTTSTTSKTADAPPHGDGAYWTYFGMGHSIKLMDRPGVFRVSPAGLSLGALLVRCLGQDDMSKRFLELGTGSGVLALLLRDMGATNLTATDISQPSIRLACENEMLNFGNHRIHFASGNLFDALDGARPAEPFERIVFNPPGWRAPSALLVSQLASMNGRHSLDLSAMFGGDSVVLRFLLEMPKYLAPGGRAIIGLNSMMGIQDVLARYRASVPGECPLRFRLLERHCFPLLFYSDAWQAARPWLMAEFQSWKDECKSAFSQDGDGTIHWSYEIVECTMAGNPRE; encoded by the coding sequence ATGGATGCCCATCGCACCACGAGCACCACCAGCAAGACGGCCGACGCCCCGCCCCATGGCGACGGAGCGTATTGGACTTATTTCGGCATGGGGCACTCCATCAAGTTGATGGACCGGCCTGGCGTCTTTCGCGTAAGCCCGGCCGGCCTCAGTCTCGGGGCTTTGCTCGTGCGGTGCCTCGGCCAGGACGATATGTCGAAACGGTTCCTCGAGCTGGGGACGGGCAGCGGCGTGCTCGCCCTGCTGCTGCGCGACATGGGCGCGACGAACCTCACCGCGACGGACATCTCGCAACCGTCGATTCGGCTGGCGTGCGAGAACGAAATGCTGAACTTCGGCAACCACCGCATCCACTTCGCGAGCGGGAATCTGTTCGACGCGTTGGATGGCGCTCGTCCGGCGGAGCCATTCGAGCGCATCGTCTTCAATCCACCGGGCTGGCGTGCGCCCTCGGCGTTGCTGGTCAGCCAGCTCGCCAGCATGAATGGGCGCCATTCCCTGGATCTCTCGGCCATGTTCGGGGGAGATTCCGTGGTGTTGCGGTTCCTCCTCGAAATGCCCAAATACCTGGCGCCGGGGGGAAGGGCCATCATCGGCCTCAACTCGATGATGGGCATCCAGGACGTGCTAGCGCGGTACCGCGCCAGCGTTCCTGGCGAATGCCCGCTGCGTTTCCGGCTGCTCGAGCGACATTGCTTTCCGCTGTTGTTCTACTCGGACGCCTGGCAAGCGGCCCGGCCTTGGCTCATGGCCGAGTTTCAATCGTGGAAAGACGAATGCAAATCTGCATTCAGCCAGGACGGTGATGGGACGATCCATTGGTCGTACGAGATCGTCGAGTGCACCATGGCTGGGAATCCGCGCGAATGA
- the proC gene encoding pyrroline-5-carboxylate reductase, with translation MSRRIVILGGGPMGTAIAVGLRKSQLGSELRVVEIDAERRRVLSEKYQIEASETHVPAAGDVVVLAIQPQAFQSFAAGLAPNAYSECLLISVMAGIRIETMCHALGTNQVVRSIPNTPSEVMQGMTVLCPGHAVEKPNIDLARDILGSFGKALVVTREEAIDDATALCGGGPAFVAFYAKGMFDFAVECGFEPNDARTMVAQVLRGTADLLAVTGKEPLVLCKEVMTPNGTTERGIWHYRERELDTIVTAALRRSAARSRELSGV, from the coding sequence ATGAGTCGCCGTATCGTCATATTGGGGGGCGGTCCGATGGGGACGGCCATCGCCGTCGGGCTGCGAAAAAGCCAACTAGGCTCGGAGCTTCGCGTCGTGGAGATCGATGCGGAGAGGCGCCGCGTTCTCTCGGAGAAATACCAGATCGAAGCCTCGGAAACGCACGTTCCGGCTGCGGGGGACGTGGTGGTTCTCGCCATTCAGCCGCAGGCTTTCCAATCGTTCGCAGCCGGCCTGGCGCCCAATGCCTATTCCGAGTGTCTCCTCATTTCGGTGATGGCGGGAATCCGTATCGAAACGATGTGCCACGCACTCGGGACCAACCAAGTGGTACGGTCCATTCCAAATACGCCTTCGGAGGTCATGCAAGGCATGACTGTGTTGTGCCCTGGCCACGCTGTGGAAAAACCGAACATCGATTTGGCCCGGGATATCCTTGGTTCGTTCGGCAAGGCCCTGGTGGTCACGCGGGAGGAAGCCATCGACGATGCCACGGCCTTGTGCGGCGGCGGGCCGGCGTTCGTCGCGTTCTATGCGAAGGGTATGTTCGATTTCGCGGTGGAGTGCGGATTCGAGCCGAATGATGCGCGCACCATGGTCGCCCAGGTCCTGCGCGGCACGGCGGACTTGCTGGCCGTTACGGGGAAAGAGCCCCTGGTCCTGTGCAAGGAGGTCATGACCCCCAACGGGACCACCGAGCGGGGAATTTGGCATTACCGTGAGCGCGAACTCGACACCATCGTGACCGCGGCGCTGCGCCGGTCGGCGGCACGGTCCCGTGAATTGAGTGGGGTGTGA
- the solA gene encoding N-methyl-L-tryptophan oxidase: MKTYDVAVIGLGIVGASAVDYLAAEGIRVIGLDAFGPTHANGSSRGESRIFRRAYWEGAAYLPLLNRAHDLWMALQQDCDEPVVVHTGGLFVGSKATGVVRSSRDTARVGDIPHEMLDAAQVRERYPAFRLSADMEAIYEPGAYMVLADRARLAMLDRAVNRGAELQFGCRISKVTHSGNGVTLSTASGESFACAAVVVATGPWMAGEFIEEVRPFLRPVRVPIYWFRPRPGEEREYEASRFPVFLHEAADGRLLYGCPSQDDAGVKIGFHNRQQVEADPRAPDRVVSDVFRNEMADYVEEVFPSLDPVPIKSRICFYTLSDDGNFIIGRTRHHPNVSYASACSGHGFKFAPAVGESAARLAIGKDPAVSLEPYALARFTG, translated from the coding sequence ATGAAGACCTACGACGTGGCGGTGATTGGACTGGGCATCGTGGGCGCCTCGGCGGTGGATTACCTCGCCGCCGAGGGCATTCGCGTCATCGGGCTCGATGCCTTCGGCCCGACGCACGCCAATGGCTCCTCCCGCGGGGAGAGCCGCATCTTCCGGCGCGCGTATTGGGAGGGCGCGGCGTACCTCCCGCTGTTGAATCGCGCGCACGATCTCTGGATGGCGCTTCAGCAAGACTGCGACGAGCCCGTGGTGGTGCACACCGGGGGCCTTTTCGTCGGCAGCAAGGCAACGGGGGTCGTTCGCAGCAGCCGCGATACCGCGCGGGTAGGGGACATTCCGCACGAGATGCTCGACGCCGCCCAAGTGCGCGAGCGCTATCCCGCATTCCGATTGTCGGCCGACATGGAGGCGATTTACGAGCCGGGTGCCTACATGGTTCTGGCCGATCGCGCCCGACTGGCCATGCTCGATCGGGCGGTGAACCGCGGTGCGGAGCTCCAATTCGGATGCCGCATTTCGAAGGTCACGCACTCCGGCAACGGCGTCACCTTGTCGACGGCCTCGGGCGAGTCGTTCGCCTGCGCCGCCGTCGTCGTGGCCACGGGCCCGTGGATGGCGGGCGAATTCATCGAAGAGGTGCGCCCCTTCCTGCGCCCCGTGCGCGTGCCCATTTATTGGTTCCGTCCCCGTCCCGGCGAGGAGCGCGAATATGAGGCAAGCCGTTTCCCCGTCTTCCTGCACGAAGCCGCCGATGGGCGTCTTCTCTATGGCTGCCCGAGCCAAGACGACGCCGGCGTGAAAATCGGATTTCACAACCGCCAGCAAGTCGAAGCCGATCCGCGTGCGCCCGATCGCGTGGTGAGCGACGTCTTCCGGAACGAGATGGCCGACTACGTCGAAGAGGTTTTCCCCTCACTCGATCCCGTCCCCATCAAGTCGCGCATCTGCTTCTACACCCTGAGCGACGACGGCAACTTCATCATCGGCCGCACGCGCCATCACCCCAACGTGAGCTACGCCTCCGCGTGCTCCGGCCACGGCTTCAAGTTCGCCCCCGCCGTCGGCGAATCCGCCGCCCGCCTCGCCATCGGCAAGGACCCTGCCGTCAGCCTGGAGCCGTACGCGCTGGCGCGATTCACTGGTTGA